The following coding sequences lie in one Fundulus heteroclitus isolate FHET01 chromosome 20, MU-UCD_Fhet_4.1, whole genome shotgun sequence genomic window:
- the LOC105931742 gene encoding tensin isoform X4 → MGCMHSSGTTKEDGPAAGAERIPAKADPEVHPEIVQLTEVPATCAPVPDLHSSAKSISQKKRSSLPRRKSVEQVMEHVMEGHYDFDLTYITERIISVFFVPDLEEQRYRRNLQEVATMLKSKHQDKFLLLNLSEKRHDITRLNPKVQDYGWPDLHAPPLDRICAICKAMEMWLTADPHNVVVLHCKGNKGKTGVIVAAYMHYSKISAGADQALTTLAMRKFCEDKVSSSLQPSQSRYIYYFSGLLSGTIKMNSSPLFLHQMLVPSLPNFQSGGGFYPFLKIYQSLQLVYTSGVYDPQSSRARKLCVTMEPALLLKGDIMVKCYHRRSRAAEREVVFRVQFHTCTVHGAQLWFGKTELDLACTDDRFPPDTTVEFIFANSPEKLKGREYRKNDSSVKVDYNTSDPVVKWDSYENFNLHHEDSMENIAHTRGPLDGSLYAQVRKRRGPGATSSAASPNGCLTSSPTVKPQSPSKPQPFAFSCSPRGSAVSSDQLSETSMSVNSSERENPDCPPRRGDVEDGAKEKKREKERDRETAILDDGDPSSPGVMRREHSCCGRAVAKCGEAGWERERELCLSSGRCLGHCNSIKKNPKSQTLPALPSKSMSPPLHSAVMELCHRHSAHPVAELTWDRPIHPPSLPCLNSACYPYPTPEHVLAHSHTLPASNRCYPGEDCHLLHYPSHGSVSHPSLQPPPGSPYREVFVTSPTSSSYCPCQDCSSRREHQSASVKVFQQLHPDKAENPHWSQGAGVQRSREVPPLWETEKPWDLTREAELWPCKAPLPAFHLYHPAMDHVSNPEQPRFAVGQHQNYPVPQSLIDVRDGASSGYHTPLQPRHSCPCSPYQSSPSESHESRGYTSGYHSRSASPLPASSPSPGRGKLPEIPLASREQPHTEQHKVEKGKTVAEDDISLGSEGKSDVRCQSSTPGVDSDHDYTVIGSSSPTHTEDSANADSLNQSQEPVTHLESNTNTGKSLTPLAPEEKTQSLTLSVNPTKQSTESFLKSDIELGAAEVRGSSDEKTKSNLSNYATVIIPPVQVQLNGAVLPINATSDCSNGVNTNPCISPSSSPSSPSPHSPIGSPEKQPSPQHSISAKDTADVKPPSPVPDGYHTPTFPLASYYYSLLNVPRVPYTGYTAVTIPAIQPPLPEKKRFSSTVVSPNGHIALLQTSSCPSQMHHVTFSPAVGEKRRESAQPGYTEEAEIRVNSKFVQDSSKYWYKPGISRDQAIAALKDKEPGAFLIRDSNSFQGAYGLALKVATPPPNANITGNKGDALEQLVRHFLIETGPRGVKIKGCQNESYFGSLSALVYQHSITPISLPCALRIPDKDLVGELQEIQSATNTSTAADLLKQGAACNVLYLNSVETESLTGPEAISRAVKSTMALNPRPVPTVVHFKVSSQGITLTDSKRRLFFRRHYPINSVTFSSLGPQDKRWTNSDSTSSKMFGFVARRTGTTTENVCHLFAEMDPEQPAVAIVNFINKVMLGPQLRR, encoded by the exons GTGCCCGCCACCTGCGCCCCAGTGCCGGATCTG CACAGCTCCGCAAAGTCAATATCTCAGAAGAAAAGAAGCTCCTTACCAAG AAGGAAAAGCGTCGAACAAGTGATGGAACATGTGATGGAGGGGCACTACGACTTCGACCTCACCTACATCACAGAGAGGATCATCTCTGTCTTCTTTGTGCCGGACCTGGAGGAGCAGCGCTACCGCAGAAACCTGCAGGAGGTGGCCACCATGCTCAAATCTAAGCACCAGGACAAGTTTCTG CTACTGAATTTGTCGGAAAAGAGACATGACATCACCAGGCTTAACCCAAag GTGCAGGATTACGGCTGGCCTGATCTCCACGCCCCTCCGCTGGACAGGATTTGCGCCATTTGTAAGGCCATGGAGATGTGGCTGACCGCTGACCCTCACAACGTTGTGGTTCTCCACTGCAAA GGGAACAAAGGAAAGACGGGGGTCATAGTGGCGGCCTACATGCACTACAGCAAGATATCAGCTGG AGCAGACCAGGCTCTCACCACATTAGCCATGAGGAAGTTTTGTGAAGACAAAGTCTCTTCCTCGCTGCAACCATCTCAGAGCAG GTACATCTACTATTTCAGCGGTTTGCTGTCAGGTACCATCAAGATGAACAGCAGTCCTCTGTTCCTTCATCAGATGCTTGTTCCCTCGCTACCAAACTTCCAGTCAGGAGGAG GTTTTTATCCTTTTCTGAAAATCTACCAGTCCTTACAGCTGGTTTACACCTCAGGCGTCTA TGATCCTCAGAGCTCTAGGGCTAGAAAACTGTGTGTGACTATGGAGCCAGCTCTACTACTAAAGGGTGACATTATG GTGAAGTGCTACCACCGGCggagcagagcagcagagcgGGAGGTTGTGTTCAGAGTCCAGTTCCACACCTGCACAGTTCATGGAGCCCAGCTGTGGTTTGGAAAAACAGAGCTGGACCTGGCTTGCACAG ATGACAGATTCCCGCCAGACACCACAGTGGAGTTTATCTTCGCTAACAGTCCAGAGAAACTCAAAG GTCGAGAGTACCGCAAAAACGACTCTTCTGTTAAAGTAGACTACAATACCTCAGACCCTGTGGTCAAATGGGATTCCTATGAAAACTTCAATCTTCACCATGAAGACAGCATGGAGA ACATCGCTCACACAAGAGGCCCTCTAGATGGCAGCCTATATGCCCAAGTGAGGAAGCGACGGGGTCCAGGCGCAACTTCCTCGGCTGCTTCACCCAATGGATGCCTAACTAGTAGCCCAACTGTGAAACCCCAGTCTCCCTCCAAACCGCAACCGTTCGCCTTCAGCTGTAGCCCCAGAGGCTCCGCGGTCTCTTCAGATCAACTGAGTGAAACCTCCATGTCCGTTAACAGTTCTGAGAGAGAAAACCCTGACTGCCCACCGAGGAGAGGAGATGTGGAAGACGGGGCGAAGGAGAAGAagcgagagaaagagagggataGAGAAACTGCGATTTTGGACGACGGAGACCCGTCAAGTCCAGGGGTTATGAGACGAGAGCACTCCTGTTGTGGACGAGCCGTTGCAAAATGTGGCGAGGCAggatgggagagagagagggaactCTGTCTTTCCAGTGGCCGATGTCTCGGACACTgcaacagcattaaaaaaaatccaaaaagccaAACGCTGCCAGCTTTACCATCCAAATCTATGTCTCCTCCTCTCCATTCGGCTGTTATGGAGCTCTGCCATCGCCACAGTGCCCATCCTGTAGCTGAGCTGACATGGGACCGTCCAATCCATCCTCCGTCTCTGCCCTGCCTTAACAGTGCATGCTACCCTTATCCAACCCCTGAACATGTCCTTGCCCACAGTCACACATTGCCAGCCTCAAACAGATGCTACCCTGGAGAAGACTGTCACCTCCTGCATTATCCTAGCCATGGATCAGTATCTCACCCCTCCCTCCAACCACCACCTGGTAGTCCTTACAGAGAGGTTTTTGTCACTTCTCCCACATCTTCCTCTTATTGCCCCTGCCAGGACTGCTCCAGCAGGCGAGAACATCAATCGGCCTCAGTCAAAGTGTTCCAACAACTGCACCCGGACAAAGCCGAAAACCCACACTGGTCACAAGGGGCTGGGGTCCAACGTTCAAGAGAGGTACCTCCACTTTGGGAAACAGAAAAGCCATGGGACCTTACAAGAGAGGCGGAGCTTTGGCCGTGTAAGGCCCCGTTGCCAGCATTTCATCTCTACCACCCTGCTATGGACCACGTTTCAAACCCGGAGCAGCCTAGGTTTGCTGTTGGACAGCATCAAAACTACCCTGTACCTCAGAGTCTGATAGATGTCAGAGATGGAGCTAGCAGTGGGTACCACACCCCTCTGCAGCCCCGACATTCATGCCCCTGCTCGCCGTATCAGTCTTCTCCATCTGAAAGCCATGAAAGCCGGGGTTACACTTCAGGATATCACTCTCGCTCAGCATCGCCTTTGCCAGCAAGTAGCCCGTCTCCTGGAAGGGGAAAGCTACCAGAAATCCCTTTAGCGTCCAGAGAGCAGCCACACACTGAACAGCACAAAG tggaaaaaggCAAGACTGTCGCAGAAGATGACATATCTCTAGGCTCGGAGGGTAAATCTGATGTCCGCTGCCAGTCAAGCACCCCCGGGGTGGACTCTGATCATGACTACACTGTTATTGGCAGCAGCAGCCCCACACACACCGAAGACAG TGCAAATGCTGATAGCCTCAATCAGAGCCAGGAACCCGTGACCCATTTGGAGTCCAACACAAATACGGGCAAATCTCTTACACCACTAGCACCAGAGGAAAAAACCCAGAGTTTAACACTATCTGTAAACCCCACAAAACAATCAACTGAGTCTTTCCTGAAAAGCGATATTGAGCTTGGAGCTGCTGAGGTCAGAGGAAGTTCAGATGAAAAGACCAAATCAAACCTCTCAAACTATGCCACTGTCATCATCCCTCCAGTTCAAGTTCAACTCAATGGCGCTGTCCTTCCTATCAATGCTACGTCTGACTGCAGTAACGGTGTAAACACAAATCCCTGCATTAGTCCAAGTTCAAGTCCTTCTAGCCCTTCCCCTCATTCTCCTATTGGCTCTCCAGAGAAGCAGCCTTCTCCTCAGCACTCCATCTCGGCCAAAGACACAGCTGACGTGAAACCCCCTTCACCCGTGCCAGACGGATATCACACACCGACCTTTCCCCTAGCCTCTTACTACTACTCACTATTAAATGTTCCTCGCGTGCCATACACTGGGTACACTGCCGTAACGATCCCTGCCATCCAACCACCACTCCCAGAGAAAAAACGATTTTCCTCCACAGTGGTATCCCCGAATGGACATATTGCTTTGCTCCAGACTTCCTCTTGTCCTTCACAAATGCACCATGTTACTTTCTCCCCTGCGGTGGGAGAGAAAAGGAGGGAATCTGCACAACCCGGTTACACAGAGGAGGCAGAAATAAGGGTCAACTCTAAGTTTGTTCAGGACAGCTCCAAATACTGGTACAAACCAGGCATCTCCAGAGACCAAG CCATAGCTGCGCTGAAGGACAAGGAACCAGGAGCGTTTCTCATTAGAGACAGTAACTCATTCCAGGGTGCTTATGGCCTGGCTCTTAAGGTGGCCACTCCTCCTCCCAATGCCAACATCACTGGAAACAAAG GGGACGCTCTGGAACAGCTGGTTAGACACTTCCTCATCGAGACAGGGCCACGGGGAGTGAAGATCAAGGGCTGCCAGAACGAGTCCTACTTCG GAAGCTTATCTGCTCTGGTGTACCAACATTCAATAACTCCAATTTCTCTGCCATGTGCCCTCCGCATTCCTGACAAAG ATTTGGTTGGTGAGCTTCAGGAGATacaaagtgcaacaaatactaGTACAGCTGCTGACCTCCTTAAACAAGGAGCAG CATGCAACGTGCTCTACCTgaattcagtggaaacagagTCATTAACGGGACCAGAGGCCATTTCCAGGGCTGTCAAGTCTACAATGGCTCTGAATCCACGCCCGGTCCCAACAGTGGTCCACTTCAAAGTGTCCTCTCAAGGGATCACACTAACGGACAGTAAAAGAAG
- the LOC105931742 gene encoding tensin isoform X6, with protein sequence MEHVMEGHYDFDLTYITERIISVFFVPDLEEQRYRRNLQEVATMLKSKHQDKFLLLNLSEKRHDITRLNPKVQDYGWPDLHAPPLDRICAICKAMEMWLTADPHNVVVLHCKGNKGKTGVIVAAYMHYSKISAGADQALTTLAMRKFCEDKVSSSLQPSQSRYIYYFSGLLSGTIKMNSSPLFLHQMLVPSLPNFQSGGGFYPFLKIYQSLQLVYTSGVYDPQSSRARKLCVTMEPALLLKGDIMVKCYHRRSRAAEREVVFRVQFHTCTVHGAQLWFGKTELDLACTDDRFPPDTTVEFIFANSPEKLKGREYRKNDSSVKVDYNTSDPVVKWDSYENFNLHHEDSMENIAHTRGPLDGSLYAQVRKRRGPGATSSAASPNGCLTSSPTVKPQSPSKPQPFAFSCSPRGSAVSSDQLSETSMSVNSSERENPDCPPRRGDVEDGAKEKKREKERDRETAILDDGDPSSPGVMRREHSCCGRAVAKCGEAGWERERELCLSSGRCLGHCNSIKKNPKSQTLPALPSKSMSPPLHSAVMELCHRHSAHPVAELTWDRPIHPPSLPCLNSACYPYPTPEHVLAHSHTLPASNRCYPGEDCHLLHYPSHGSVSHPSLQPPPGSPYREVFVTSPTSSSYCPCQDCSSRREHQSASVKVFQQLHPDKAENPHWSQGAGVQRSREVPPLWETEKPWDLTREAELWPCKAPLPAFHLYHPAMDHVSNPEQPRFAVGQHQNYPVPQSLIDVRDGASSGYHTPLQPRHSCPCSPYQSSPSESHESRGYTSGYHSRSASPLPASSPSPGRGKLPEIPLASREQPHTEQHKVEKGKTVAEDDISLGSEGKSDVRCQSSTPGVDSDHDYTVIGSSSPTHTEDSANADSLNQSQEPVTHLESNTNTGKSLTPLAPEEKTQSLTLSVNPTKQSTESFLKSDIELGAAEVRGSSDEKTKSNLSNYATVIIPPVQVQLNGAVLPINATSDCSNGVNTNPCISPSSSPSSPSPHSPIGSPEKQPSPQHSISAKDTADVKPPSPVPDGYHTPTFPLASYYYSLLNVPRVPYTGYTAVTIPAIQPPLPEKKRFSSTVVSPNGHIALLQTSSCPSQMHHVTFSPAVGEKRRESAQPGYTEEAEIRVNSKFVQDSSKYWYKPGISRDQAIAALKDKEPGAFLIRDSNSFQGAYGLALKVATPPPNANITGNKGDALEQLVRHFLIETGPRGVKIKGCQNESYFGSLSALVYQHSITPISLPCALRIPDKDLVGELQEIQSATNTSTAADLLKQGAACNVLYLNSVETESLTGPEAISRAVKSTMALNPRPVPTVVHFKVSSQGITLTDSKRRLFFRRHYPINSVTFSSLGPQDKRWTNSDSTSSKMFGFVARRTGTTTENVCHLFAEMDPEQPAVAIVNFINKVMLGPQLRR encoded by the exons ATGGAACATGTGATGGAGGGGCACTACGACTTCGACCTCACCTACATCACAGAGAGGATCATCTCTGTCTTCTTTGTGCCGGACCTGGAGGAGCAGCGCTACCGCAGAAACCTGCAGGAGGTGGCCACCATGCTCAAATCTAAGCACCAGGACAAGTTTCTG CTACTGAATTTGTCGGAAAAGAGACATGACATCACCAGGCTTAACCCAAag GTGCAGGATTACGGCTGGCCTGATCTCCACGCCCCTCCGCTGGACAGGATTTGCGCCATTTGTAAGGCCATGGAGATGTGGCTGACCGCTGACCCTCACAACGTTGTGGTTCTCCACTGCAAA GGGAACAAAGGAAAGACGGGGGTCATAGTGGCGGCCTACATGCACTACAGCAAGATATCAGCTGG AGCAGACCAGGCTCTCACCACATTAGCCATGAGGAAGTTTTGTGAAGACAAAGTCTCTTCCTCGCTGCAACCATCTCAGAGCAG GTACATCTACTATTTCAGCGGTTTGCTGTCAGGTACCATCAAGATGAACAGCAGTCCTCTGTTCCTTCATCAGATGCTTGTTCCCTCGCTACCAAACTTCCAGTCAGGAGGAG GTTTTTATCCTTTTCTGAAAATCTACCAGTCCTTACAGCTGGTTTACACCTCAGGCGTCTA TGATCCTCAGAGCTCTAGGGCTAGAAAACTGTGTGTGACTATGGAGCCAGCTCTACTACTAAAGGGTGACATTATG GTGAAGTGCTACCACCGGCggagcagagcagcagagcgGGAGGTTGTGTTCAGAGTCCAGTTCCACACCTGCACAGTTCATGGAGCCCAGCTGTGGTTTGGAAAAACAGAGCTGGACCTGGCTTGCACAG ATGACAGATTCCCGCCAGACACCACAGTGGAGTTTATCTTCGCTAACAGTCCAGAGAAACTCAAAG GTCGAGAGTACCGCAAAAACGACTCTTCTGTTAAAGTAGACTACAATACCTCAGACCCTGTGGTCAAATGGGATTCCTATGAAAACTTCAATCTTCACCATGAAGACAGCATGGAGA ACATCGCTCACACAAGAGGCCCTCTAGATGGCAGCCTATATGCCCAAGTGAGGAAGCGACGGGGTCCAGGCGCAACTTCCTCGGCTGCTTCACCCAATGGATGCCTAACTAGTAGCCCAACTGTGAAACCCCAGTCTCCCTCCAAACCGCAACCGTTCGCCTTCAGCTGTAGCCCCAGAGGCTCCGCGGTCTCTTCAGATCAACTGAGTGAAACCTCCATGTCCGTTAACAGTTCTGAGAGAGAAAACCCTGACTGCCCACCGAGGAGAGGAGATGTGGAAGACGGGGCGAAGGAGAAGAagcgagagaaagagagggataGAGAAACTGCGATTTTGGACGACGGAGACCCGTCAAGTCCAGGGGTTATGAGACGAGAGCACTCCTGTTGTGGACGAGCCGTTGCAAAATGTGGCGAGGCAggatgggagagagagagggaactCTGTCTTTCCAGTGGCCGATGTCTCGGACACTgcaacagcattaaaaaaaatccaaaaagccaAACGCTGCCAGCTTTACCATCCAAATCTATGTCTCCTCCTCTCCATTCGGCTGTTATGGAGCTCTGCCATCGCCACAGTGCCCATCCTGTAGCTGAGCTGACATGGGACCGTCCAATCCATCCTCCGTCTCTGCCCTGCCTTAACAGTGCATGCTACCCTTATCCAACCCCTGAACATGTCCTTGCCCACAGTCACACATTGCCAGCCTCAAACAGATGCTACCCTGGAGAAGACTGTCACCTCCTGCATTATCCTAGCCATGGATCAGTATCTCACCCCTCCCTCCAACCACCACCTGGTAGTCCTTACAGAGAGGTTTTTGTCACTTCTCCCACATCTTCCTCTTATTGCCCCTGCCAGGACTGCTCCAGCAGGCGAGAACATCAATCGGCCTCAGTCAAAGTGTTCCAACAACTGCACCCGGACAAAGCCGAAAACCCACACTGGTCACAAGGGGCTGGGGTCCAACGTTCAAGAGAGGTACCTCCACTTTGGGAAACAGAAAAGCCATGGGACCTTACAAGAGAGGCGGAGCTTTGGCCGTGTAAGGCCCCGTTGCCAGCATTTCATCTCTACCACCCTGCTATGGACCACGTTTCAAACCCGGAGCAGCCTAGGTTTGCTGTTGGACAGCATCAAAACTACCCTGTACCTCAGAGTCTGATAGATGTCAGAGATGGAGCTAGCAGTGGGTACCACACCCCTCTGCAGCCCCGACATTCATGCCCCTGCTCGCCGTATCAGTCTTCTCCATCTGAAAGCCATGAAAGCCGGGGTTACACTTCAGGATATCACTCTCGCTCAGCATCGCCTTTGCCAGCAAGTAGCCCGTCTCCTGGAAGGGGAAAGCTACCAGAAATCCCTTTAGCGTCCAGAGAGCAGCCACACACTGAACAGCACAAAG tggaaaaaggCAAGACTGTCGCAGAAGATGACATATCTCTAGGCTCGGAGGGTAAATCTGATGTCCGCTGCCAGTCAAGCACCCCCGGGGTGGACTCTGATCATGACTACACTGTTATTGGCAGCAGCAGCCCCACACACACCGAAGACAG TGCAAATGCTGATAGCCTCAATCAGAGCCAGGAACCCGTGACCCATTTGGAGTCCAACACAAATACGGGCAAATCTCTTACACCACTAGCACCAGAGGAAAAAACCCAGAGTTTAACACTATCTGTAAACCCCACAAAACAATCAACTGAGTCTTTCCTGAAAAGCGATATTGAGCTTGGAGCTGCTGAGGTCAGAGGAAGTTCAGATGAAAAGACCAAATCAAACCTCTCAAACTATGCCACTGTCATCATCCCTCCAGTTCAAGTTCAACTCAATGGCGCTGTCCTTCCTATCAATGCTACGTCTGACTGCAGTAACGGTGTAAACACAAATCCCTGCATTAGTCCAAGTTCAAGTCCTTCTAGCCCTTCCCCTCATTCTCCTATTGGCTCTCCAGAGAAGCAGCCTTCTCCTCAGCACTCCATCTCGGCCAAAGACACAGCTGACGTGAAACCCCCTTCACCCGTGCCAGACGGATATCACACACCGACCTTTCCCCTAGCCTCTTACTACTACTCACTATTAAATGTTCCTCGCGTGCCATACACTGGGTACACTGCCGTAACGATCCCTGCCATCCAACCACCACTCCCAGAGAAAAAACGATTTTCCTCCACAGTGGTATCCCCGAATGGACATATTGCTTTGCTCCAGACTTCCTCTTGTCCTTCACAAATGCACCATGTTACTTTCTCCCCTGCGGTGGGAGAGAAAAGGAGGGAATCTGCACAACCCGGTTACACAGAGGAGGCAGAAATAAGGGTCAACTCTAAGTTTGTTCAGGACAGCTCCAAATACTGGTACAAACCAGGCATCTCCAGAGACCAAG CCATAGCTGCGCTGAAGGACAAGGAACCAGGAGCGTTTCTCATTAGAGACAGTAACTCATTCCAGGGTGCTTATGGCCTGGCTCTTAAGGTGGCCACTCCTCCTCCCAATGCCAACATCACTGGAAACAAAG GGGACGCTCTGGAACAGCTGGTTAGACACTTCCTCATCGAGACAGGGCCACGGGGAGTGAAGATCAAGGGCTGCCAGAACGAGTCCTACTTCG GAAGCTTATCTGCTCTGGTGTACCAACATTCAATAACTCCAATTTCTCTGCCATGTGCCCTCCGCATTCCTGACAAAG ATTTGGTTGGTGAGCTTCAGGAGATacaaagtgcaacaaatactaGTACAGCTGCTGACCTCCTTAAACAAGGAGCAG CATGCAACGTGCTCTACCTgaattcagtggaaacagagTCATTAACGGGACCAGAGGCCATTTCCAGGGCTGTCAAGTCTACAATGGCTCTGAATCCACGCCCGGTCCCAACAGTGGTCCACTTCAAAGTGTCCTCTCAAGGGATCACACTAACGGACAGTAAAAGAAG